atggaccgatgttaaccattttcaataggatttgtCTACGGTACCACAAAAGGTcatgtgccgaatttcattgaattatctccaaaattgcgacaagGTTTACAATCCCTATtgggggggttcagttgtatgggggctaggtgaaataaaggaccgatcttaaccatttttaataggcttcgtcccttgaattatcattaaaattgcgacctgtagtttgattacaaggtttaaatgcagagacagacggacggacatagctaaatcgaatcagaaaatgattcttagccgattatacattaaggtgggtacagtacaaacattagcacaaacccaactttggtattctgcatttcgatttgacactccgccacataaacaacaacttacaaaaacgtaattacgaaattagaaatgtttaataaagttattgttaGTTaattaagggcgggtttcttactgctctgttaaactaggcttaaacTTGCTATTAGATTTAACTCGGAACAAGTTttggcggactttaaccgatgattgtgtttttcagttatggatttaagttcagttaactttgttagtattgtcaacttttcactcaaaaacataaacaatgaacagctgctTTTGTAAatgaaacttttataaaatgaaaattttttgaaaaaatgtaaaataaacatttaaaccaacaataaataaaacaaaacaaatcagaaaattgcaatttacttaaaatattaagtttctgTTCTTCCgatatcattgttttattgtttttgttaattgtgttttctcacttataacttaagtttaattgaccaataacacttagttaaactaagataatatgtaactttactgataactgaaaaacacgaaacatatattaaaccaggtttaaccaaagaatgaagattatctctaACAGAAAAACTAGCCCTAAGTAACGTTactatttattgaaaaacacaaattatatattaaactagatttaaccaaagaatgaagattatctttattagaaaaactcgcccttagagAAATTGTGTTTTAGAAAAAGTGCTTAATAAACCAATGATAACTTAATGAATATAAAAGTAAGAATTTAGTATAAATTGTTTGCTTACCTTTATATGATTATAAAACCGATTCTTCTGGCATGATTTGAactaaaagtaaagaaaaaacattttgttattaataaaaaactaattaaatggttattttttattaaaaagcaattagttttatatagttTCAGTTAAAGACAACGTAATCAAACGTTTCGTCATTATTTTTCTGTAGAACGAAAGTTAATGTAATGTTCATCATAATAAAATTGTGTTCATATCTgtcaaatattttacacaaatactaaaaattgtttaacaaaaaagttttgtaaaaaaaactttattttcttctgGAAAAAAGCTTCTTTTTAGCTCAATTTTTGAACAATAGGAACACGTAGAacaaatgtagaaaattttaataaatttaaaaacaaaagaaaacttaccTTATAACAGTAAGAATAAAGAGTCCAATTCACATTAAACAATCTCAcatgaaaatttgaatttaactcCTCCATCTTCATTTGTTTAAgctaaaatttagaaaaaaacaagaaaacattaatatttaaattaatattgaaaaatattaagtaaagtaaaaaattaaattataatcagTAAGACCAATCATTCGCAATCAACATGAGAAGTTTCCAAAACTTTCAGATAGGGGCGAAAGTTAATTAATCatcatataaaaagaaacaatcactcctattctgcatttcaattacgtttcagttacgcaacgatcgatagaagaagcaattccatttcttTTCAATGCTTTAGGAATTGTGTATTCTGCGTTACCATCGTAACTACATTtctgtaagttgttgtttatgtggcggagagtcgaatcgaaatgcagaataccaaagttgtcAAACGGAAAAAATTTCGATCCGAATTGAAATTCAGAATAGGGCCAAGATCTAATTCGAAATGAAAACGAGCTGCTACTTTACAAGTAAATATCCTTAAGGGAAAAAGTAGCTCGTTTTCATTATgattaaaatgtaaaacttaaaataaaaaagaaaaatttaaagaaaaaactcaccttaataaaccaaaagaaaGAAGAATTAAGAAGTTTCGAAGAAAGCTGAAAAATCCCTAATAAAATtgtctctttttttttaaataaacacactttaaaattccattttataatgtaatttttttatacattttctatttagaaaaatagttttttttttgttatatttttttaaatgtttttcttttgcattCTCTTATGATTTATAAACATAATCTGTAGCATGACAAcaactatataaaataatagtttGAACTTTagttgtatatatataaaaaataaaatccttaaaactaataaaacggttaataaaagaaataaaatttctatattaaccaaaaaaagagaaataaaaaaagctaaaaaaactgttaaactttatataaaatgcattgttgtttcttttttttttgttttctctcaTATTTTGTTAAGAAGTAAGAAGAAATAAGTAGCTATAGTAGTAATTATGAACTTATATAAAATTGCTAACAAGTAAGGATTTTTGTAAACTATATTTCTTATTCAGTTTTCTCCCTATCTTTAtcctttttcttcttctttttcttttctttcttttctccTTCGGGTTCAGCCTCAGCTTCAGCAATAGTCTCTTCTTCGACTACCGAAACATCAGCGGCCTCTTTATCAGCCttgtgtttctttttcttcttcttttcggTTTTCTCTGTGGCAGGATTTTCTTCAGCTGCAGCAACTGTTGCACCTTCTTGGCTAGATACACTTAATTTACgctataaatttaaagttttattttaatttccattTCCCCTTTTTAATAAACGATTTTATTACCTTTTTAGGTTCTTCTGTGTTATTGCCATTTGTGTTGGCTTGTGGAGCTACAGCAGCCGCCGGTTTCTTGGCATTATAGTCTACAAAACCTGTTAACCATTCCTTGGGTGTATTTTCATTAGGTCTGCCGTATTTATCTAATTTGCCAGAAGCAATAAGTGCTTTCTTGGCGGAAGCTTTAGGACCCAAACCCCATTTACGTGGATACGTATCTCTTTCCATAATGACACGCTTAATCTTGGCCACTACACCGTGATCACAAGAGGCCATGGTGGCTGTGGTCATTTGAGCAATAGCCAAACAGATGGCTTCACCCTTGGTGGTACAAATAACGATTTCTTGATCGATTTCAATACCATCTTCGTAACGTAAGACACCGGTCAACATAATCTTGGCACCATAGCAAATGGCATTGACCTAAAATGAAGAGAATGCGTggagaaaaacaattaattgtgTTCGGAAGTTTAAGTTCAGCTTAAGCTCAATTCTAGAtcagatttagttcagttctagtttagtcaaactcagttgtagttcatttcttcttcagttctagtttagttgtagttcagttctagttctgttctatttcagttctagttcagttctagttgagttcttgttcagttctagttccgtactagtgcagttctagttcagttctagttcagttttagttcagttatagttcagttctagttcagttctagttcagttctagttcagttatagttcagttctagttcagttctagttcagttctagttcagttctagttcagttctagttcagttctagttcagttctagttcagttctagttcagttctagttctagttcagttctagttcagttctagttctagttcagttctagttcagttctagttcagttctagttcagttctagttcagatctaatgcagttctagttcagttgtagttcagttttagttcagttcgagttcagttctacttcagttctagtccgGCTCTACTTCAGATCTAGTCCGgctctacttcagttctagtccggctctacttcagttctagtccgGCTCTACTTCAATTCtattatttctaatattttaatggatttcatacaaaagtttaaaatataacataaaacttttttgttttgtactcTGAAATTTACTTTGTACAGAAATGTGATTAAAATCATTTCATAACATACACACATCGGAGCAGATTTCATTTTCCCAATCATAGTCACATAAAGAACTGTAATACGTTCTTCATGCCGGCTTATATCATGGGGTCAAAGGttttatcttataaaaaaaaacaacctaaACTTACCGAACTGTCTTTCATGATAATTCTTTTGTGATTGACTAAAAGTCCCTCCAAAGGTTTAATAACACGTCTCAACATAGATTCATCTTTatgattttcatacaaatacataGCATCCAAGACATCGTGCATAGTTACCATACCATCACGTTCCGATTGTATGCCAGAACGGACACGACGCAATTCCAACATTTGACCACCAACACCGAGT
The window above is part of the Lucilia cuprina isolate Lc7/37 chromosome 6, ASM2204524v1, whole genome shotgun sequence genome. Proteins encoded here:
- the LOC111674641 gene encoding H/ACA ribonucleoprotein complex subunit 4 — translated: MADIEIKKEKKKKKIKEEPIDLDDIGTLQKTGNFTVKPSEKTATLDTSQWPLLLKNFDKLNVRTNHYTPLPSGSSPLNRDIREYMKSGFINLDKPSNPSSHEVVAWIKKILKVEKTGHSGTLDPKVTGCLIVCIDRATRLVKSQQSAGKEYVAIFKLHSPVESVAKVRQGLEKLRGALFQRPPLISAVKRQLRVRTVYDSKLLDYDETRNMGVFWVSCEAGSYIRTMCVHLGLVLGVGGQMLELRRVRSGIQSERDGMVTMHDVLDAMYLYENHKDESMLRRVIKPLEGLLVNHKRIIMKDSSVNAICYGAKIMLTGVLRYEDGIEIDQEIVICTTKGEAICLAIAQMTTATMASCDHGVVAKIKRVIMERDTYPRKWGLGPKASAKKALIASGKLDKYGRPNENTPKEWLTGFVDYNAKKPAAAVAPQANTNGNNTEEPKKRKLSVSSQEGATVAAAEENPATEKTEKKKKKKHKADKEAADVSVVEEETIAEAEAEPEGEKKEKKKKKKKDKDREKTE